From a region of the Synechococcus sp. PCC 7502 genome:
- a CDS encoding tetratricopeptide repeat protein — protein MLGTKSKSPEIENHHYWYDQGTVLLKQNLYVEAIASYDMAIEIHSEYPQAWYSRGTALRKSERYEEAIASYDTAIKLKPSYYQAWNLRGVALFMLSQYQNALDSFDKAIGFKYDYYQAWNNRGSTLVGLGDYKEAILSYDEAIRFHPNFYQAWNNRGNLLRKLQQFSKALTCYEEALKYQSNLYETWNNKGTVLASLERYDQAIAAYGQAIRVKPDYYLAWYNRGQVFVTLERYQEAIASYDQALKLQPESYEALNGRETAVQRFQSLKDQSLKDEEIATNSSPEE, from the coding sequence GTGCTAGGAACGAAATCTAAGTCCCCTGAAATCGAAAATCATCACTATTGGTACGACCAAGGTACAGTTTTACTCAAGCAAAATCTCTACGTCGAAGCGATCGCCTCCTATGACATGGCGATAGAAATTCACTCCGAATATCCCCAAGCATGGTATAGCCGAGGCACGGCTCTCCGTAAATCAGAAAGGTACGAAGAAGCGATCGCCTCCTACGACACCGCCATTAAGCTCAAACCCAGTTATTACCAAGCATGGAACCTGCGAGGGGTAGCACTATTTATGTTATCTCAGTATCAAAATGCCCTAGATTCCTTTGATAAAGCTATTGGCTTTAAGTATGACTATTATCAAGCATGGAATAATCGAGGTAGTACCCTAGTCGGTTTGGGTGACTATAAGGAAGCGATCCTTTCCTATGATGAAGCAATTCGATTTCACCCTAATTTTTACCAAGCATGGAATAATCGGGGCAACTTACTCCGAAAGCTTCAACAATTTAGTAAAGCTCTTACCTGCTATGAAGAGGCACTAAAATACCAATCTAACCTCTATGAGACCTGGAATAACAAAGGGACAGTATTAGCAAGCTTAGAGCGTTATGATCAAGCGATCGCAGCCTACGGACAGGCAATTAGAGTTAAGCCCGACTACTATTTAGCTTGGTATAACCGTGGGCAGGTATTTGTAACCCTAGAACGCTACCAAGAGGCGATCGCTTCCTATGATCAAGCATTAAAACTGCAACCTGAATCCTATGAAGCACTTAATGGTAGAGAGACTGCTGTACAGAGATTTCAATCCTTAAAAGATCAATCTTTAAAAGATGAAGAAATAGCAACAAATTCATCTCCAGAGGAATGA
- the thrS gene encoding threonine--tRNA ligase: protein MVAVKSVDASAENLPSMLPKDILRLADQEHLKRIRHTCSHVMAMAVQKLFPEAKVTIGPATENGFYYDFDRAEPFTTADLKAISKEMKRIIKWNQPLVRQEFTREEIKAAIIKLNEPYKLELLDAIPEGEIITRYTIGDPEKIENPWWDLCAGPHLATTGEINPDAFMLESVAGAYWRGDEKNAQLQRIYGTAWETPEQLEAYKAQIEEAKRRDHRKIGEDLQLFSIQKDAGGGLVFWHPRGTVMRNIIETFWKETHVQNGYELVTTPHMANLDLWKLSGHNDFYRESMFQAMEVENQFYQIKPMNCPFHILIYKDTLHSYRELPIRWGELGTVYRYERSGTMHGLMRVRGFTQDDAHIFCTEEQMSSEILGVLDLAELILSTFGFANYEVNLSTRPDKYVGSDEIWDKATDALKSALNQKGWAYQVDAGGGAFYGPKIDIKIEDAIGRRWQCSTIQVDFNLPERFDMEYVGADGNRHRPIMIHRALFGSLERFFGILTENYAGDFPLWLAPVQARLIAVNEDPAILEYAQSVAAKMQKLGLRVQVDTSGDRMAKQIRKAELEKIPVMAIIGAKEVEAESLSIRTRKYGDLGVIPTMEAIEKMLTAVKNHDWF from the coding sequence ATGGTTGCCGTAAAATCCGTTGATGCCTCTGCTGAAAATTTACCTAGTATGCTGCCCAAAGATATTCTCCGTCTGGCAGATCAAGAGCATCTTAAGCGTATTCGTCATACTTGCTCCCATGTGATGGCAATGGCAGTGCAGAAACTATTCCCAGAGGCAAAGGTCACCATTGGACCTGCGACTGAAAACGGATTTTATTATGATTTTGATCGGGCGGAACCTTTTACGACCGCTGACTTGAAAGCGATCTCCAAGGAAATGAAGCGGATCATCAAATGGAATCAGCCCCTTGTTCGTCAAGAATTTACCCGCGAAGAGATCAAAGCGGCAATTATCAAGCTCAATGAACCCTATAAACTAGAGCTTTTAGATGCTATCCCCGAAGGTGAAATCATTACTCGCTATACCATTGGTGATCCAGAGAAAATCGAAAATCCTTGGTGGGACTTATGTGCAGGACCACATTTGGCAACGACTGGGGAAATCAATCCCGATGCTTTCATGCTCGAAAGTGTGGCAGGAGCATACTGGCGGGGTGATGAAAAAAATGCCCAATTACAAAGAATTTACGGCACTGCCTGGGAAACCCCTGAGCAGCTAGAAGCATATAAAGCACAGATCGAAGAAGCAAAGCGCCGAGATCACCGCAAAATCGGTGAGGATTTACAGCTTTTTAGCATTCAAAAAGATGCGGGTGGTGGCTTAGTATTTTGGCATCCCCGTGGTACAGTCATGCGGAATATCATTGAAACATTTTGGAAAGAAACCCATGTTCAAAATGGCTATGAGCTGGTAACTACACCGCACATGGCAAATCTTGACCTTTGGAAATTATCTGGACATAACGACTTTTATCGGGAAAGTATGTTTCAGGCGATGGAAGTGGAAAATCAGTTCTACCAAATAAAACCCATGAACTGCCCTTTTCATATTTTGATCTATAAAGATACTCTGCATTCCTATCGAGAGTTACCAATCCGTTGGGGTGAACTGGGAACGGTTTATCGGTATGAGCGATCGGGAACCATGCATGGATTAATGCGGGTGCGAGGCTTTACCCAAGATGATGCCCATATTTTCTGTACTGAAGAGCAAATGTCATCGGAAATTTTAGGGGTTTTAGACTTAGCTGAGCTAATTCTTTCGACCTTTGGCTTTGCTAATTACGAAGTTAATCTTTCCACCCGTCCCGATAAATATGTCGGTTCTGATGAAATTTGGGATAAAGCTACGGATGCGCTGAAATCTGCTTTAAATCAGAAGGGATGGGCATATCAAGTGGATGCTGGTGGTGGTGCTTTTTATGGTCCCAAAATTGATATTAAGATCGAAGATGCGATCGGTAGGCGTTGGCAATGTTCCACCATTCAAGTAGATTTTAATTTACCCGAACGCTTTGATATGGAATATGTGGGTGCAGATGGTAATCGTCACCGTCCAATCATGATCCATCGGGCATTATTTGGTTCTTTAGAACGGTTTTTTGGCATTCTTACGGAAAACTATGCAGGGGATTTCCCTTTGTGGTTAGCTCCTGTACAGGCACGTTTAATTGCTGTCAATGAAGACCCCGCAATTTTAGAATATGCCCAATCCGTAGCGGCAAAAATGCAAAAACTAGGATTACGGGTGCAGGTTGATACCAGTGGCGATCGCATGGCAAAGCAAATTCGTAAGGCAGAACTAGAAAAAATTCCTGTAATGGCAATTATAGGAGCCAAAGAAGTAGAGGCAGAGTCTCTGAGTATCCGTACCCGTAAATATGGGGATTTAGGTGTAATTCCTACAATGGAGGCGATCGAGAAAATGCTAACAGCTGTTAAAAATCATGATTGGTTCTAA
- a CDS encoding GH36-type glycosyl hydrolase domain-containing protein — protein sequence MNKYGYYSADYREFIITDPRTPRPWFNYMWNGHYTGLISHTGGGFSFLDSPRDNRITRMRYNSLPWDRPGRYVMVKDIATGKYWSLSWAPTIDLAYDKYECHHGQGYTKIITEINGIRGEITYFVPNDINAEIWQVKLTNLTDENRNLEIYSFTELLMGNALNDLINQPNDKHFTDIHFDQETQALIATRRYWVLNKKVSVAQPNIDWKYQLYFASSLPISGFDSSLDTFIGRWRSEANPQAIETGIMQNTEITAGDPVVALQSKLELKANESLEFVITLAIAPKNAESPLKSYPLTSLEFVNTKFQELKTKWDRHLSTVQVNTPDPNFNIMLNVWNQYQAAVTFDMARNSGYYHGGLLFGTGLRDQFQDILGVVMVDPDRVRSRLLNALRFQFADGSTLHNFFKLTGTGEKTNHSDTPLWIPFGLVEYLNETADFTILDEVVVYHDQGDGTVYEHLIKALDFAIASMSDRGMPKIRNGDWNDTLDHIGTQGKGETVWGTFFLGYVLKKTFALLELRNDQTNLNRFQAVYTNLGETVNKYCWDGEWYLRAFRDNGEPIGIKAHKQGQIFLNAQSWAVISGLAPKDRADQALQSCQTYLAKPNGMQIVFPSYTVVEDNVGLISRCVPGKKENGAIFNHASSWFVLASLLNGDQNNGGVDFGYEIYRRMMPINSSQNSDRYEVEPYVYAEYVTSPDHPTDGQASHSWLTGTAVWMLRIGLDYILGFQPHLTGMIIDPHILSTWEGFTATRKFRGKTIHLTVKNPNGKNSGIRSMLVNGIRVEGNFLNITQFTETILNVEVLIG from the coding sequence ATGAACAAATACGGATACTATAGTGCTGACTACCGAGAATTTATTATTACCGATCCTCGCACGCCACGCCCGTGGTTTAACTATATGTGGAATGGGCATTATACAGGTTTAATTTCCCATACTGGTGGTGGATTTAGCTTTTTAGATTCTCCCCGTGATAATCGTATTACCCGTATGCGTTACAACTCCTTACCTTGGGATCGCCCCGGTCGCTATGTAATGGTTAAGGATATTGCTACAGGCAAGTATTGGTCTCTTAGCTGGGCACCGACCATTGATTTAGCCTATGACAAATATGAATGCCATCATGGGCAGGGTTACACCAAGATTATTACCGAGATAAATGGGATTCGGGGTGAGATTACCTACTTTGTCCCCAATGATATTAATGCCGAGATTTGGCAAGTCAAGCTGACTAATTTAACAGATGAAAACCGCAACCTAGAAATTTATAGTTTCACGGAATTATTAATGGGTAATGCCCTCAACGATCTCATCAACCAACCCAATGATAAGCACTTTACAGATATTCACTTTGATCAAGAAACTCAAGCATTAATTGCCACTCGCCGTTACTGGGTCTTAAATAAAAAAGTGTCGGTGGCACAGCCGAATATTGATTGGAAATATCAACTTTATTTTGCTAGTTCCCTCCCTATTTCTGGGTTTGATAGTAGTTTGGATACTTTTATTGGACGCTGGCGATCGGAAGCAAATCCTCAGGCAATAGAAACAGGGATCATGCAAAATACGGAAATTACGGCGGGTGATCCAGTGGTGGCATTGCAATCAAAACTAGAATTAAAAGCTAATGAGTCGTTGGAATTTGTGATTACCTTAGCGATCGCTCCGAAAAATGCAGAATCTCCTCTAAAAAGTTATCCCCTAACTAGTCTTGAGTTTGTTAATACTAAGTTCCAAGAATTAAAAACTAAATGGGATCGTCATCTTTCCACAGTTCAAGTTAATACGCCCGATCCAAATTTCAATATCATGCTCAATGTTTGGAATCAGTATCAAGCGGCTGTAACCTTTGATATGGCAAGAAATTCTGGCTATTATCACGGTGGCTTACTATTTGGGACTGGCTTAAGGGATCAGTTTCAAGATATTTTGGGCGTGGTCATGGTCGATCCCGATCGCGTGCGGAGCCGTTTATTAAATGCTTTAAGGTTCCAGTTTGCTGATGGTTCGACTTTGCATAACTTCTTTAAACTCACTGGCACTGGGGAAAAAACTAATCACTCTGATACGCCGCTATGGATTCCCTTTGGTTTAGTGGAATATCTCAATGAAACTGCTGACTTCACAATTTTAGATGAGGTGGTTGTCTATCATGATCAGGGGGACGGTACGGTTTACGAACATTTAATTAAGGCGTTGGATTTTGCTATTGCCAGTATGAGCGATCGGGGAATGCCGAAAATTAGAAACGGAGACTGGAATGATACCCTTGATCACATTGGTACCCAAGGGAAGGGCGAAACGGTTTGGGGTACTTTTTTCTTGGGCTATGTTCTCAAAAAGACCTTTGCCTTATTAGAACTTAGGAACGATCAAACTAACCTAAATCGCTTTCAAGCTGTTTATACAAATTTGGGTGAAACTGTTAATAAATACTGCTGGGATGGAGAATGGTATTTACGCGCCTTTAGGGATAATGGGGAGCCAATTGGGATTAAAGCCCATAAACAGGGGCAGATTTTCCTCAATGCTCAGTCTTGGGCAGTAATTTCGGGGTTAGCTCCAAAGGATCGTGCCGATCAAGCTTTACAGTCCTGTCAAACATATCTAGCAAAACCCAACGGCATGCAGATTGTCTTTCCCTCCTATACCGTAGTTGAGGATAATGTCGGGCTAATTAGTCGGTGTGTACCGGGCAAAAAGGAGAACGGTGCCATTTTTAATCATGCTTCCTCTTGGTTTGTGTTGGCTTCTCTTTTAAATGGTGATCAAAACAATGGAGGCGTGGATTTTGGCTATGAAATTTATCGGCGGATGATGCCTATTAACTCTTCGCAAAATAGCGATCGCTACGAAGTCGAGCCCTACGTTTATGCCGAATATGTCACTAGTCCCGATCATCCCACCGACGGACAGGCAAGTCATTCATGGCTTACGGGTACAGCCGTTTGGATGCTGCGGATTGGCTTAGATTACATTCTGGGCTTCCAACCCCACCTAACGGGCATGATTATCGATCCACATATTCTTTCGACATGGGAGGGGTTTACAGCTACTCGAAAGTTCAGGGGTAAAACTATTCATCTAACAGTGAAAAATCCAAATGGTAAAAACTCTGGGATTCGCTCTATGTTGGTTAATGGGATTAGAGTAGAAGGTAACTTCTTAAATATTACTCAATTTACGGAAACTATATTAAATGTGGAAGTATTGATTGGGTAA
- the mfd gene encoding transcription-repair coupling factor, translated as MAFSSVIRTIGRSHLCNELETKLKINQVLTLTGVSRLAKGIIASALSSKSSLLVITATLEEAGRWALQLEAMGWQQVHLYPASEALPQEQRLEPEVIWGQMQVLTDLAVKSKQIAIVATVRALQPHLPKVKDFQEQSLALVTGMDISLSALGDRLTNLGYERTSLVETEGQWSRRGDIIDIFPVSSEMPVRIDYLGDQIERIREFDLTSQRGLDAIAGIMLTPTSFGNSACTESLLSYLAEINSNFLIAIDELDQCQAHSQSWYAAAVLADSHPQINLEDDLEGNLENDLADGITETAIAVNKLHRNWTECLAEIELFPRIYLSELAEENKGINLASRPIAAVPHQFGNLARTLREFRDQSYQITLVSAQPSRAVSLLQEHDCPAQFVPNPQDFLAIEKLQTARVPVAVKYSGLAEIQGFILPTFRILIVSDREFFGQHTLGSSGYVRKRRVAASKKVDLDKLSAGDYVVHRHHGIGQFLRLESLTINKETREYLVIQYEDGLLRVVADQVGSLSRFRSSGDTKPTLNKMTGKAWANTTNKVRKSIKKIAIDLLELYARRSQQVGYAFPPDMPWQQEMEDSFPYQPTPDQLKATQDVKQDMESDRPMDRLVCGDVGFGKTEVAIRALFKALTAGKQSALLAPTTILAQQHYHTMQERFAPYPINIALLNRFKSTMERKEIIQKLATGELDLVVGTHQLLSKEINFKNLGLLVIDEEQRFGVAQKEKIKSFKTEVDVLTLSATPIPRTLYMSLSGVREMSLITTPPPSRRSIKTHLSRYDPEAIRSAIRQELDRGGQVFYVVPRIEGIEETSTKLREMIPSARLAIAHGQMPEGELETTMLTFNSGEADILVCTTIIESGLDIPRVNTIIIEDAQKLGLAQLYQLRGRVGRSGVQAHAWLFYQAKGELSEPARQRLRAIQEFTHLGSGYQLAMRDMEIRGVGSLLGAEQSGQMEAIGFDLYMEMLQEAIAEIKGSEIPQVDDTQIDLPLTAFIPNNYIPDPDQKMAAYRALAAVNSRRELNQILEEWRDRYGTVPAATQQLVKVMELKQVAKKIGFSRIKPEGKQNIILETKMEEPAWKTLHQRLPKHLQSRFAFQSGKAIARGMAALSADKQLQTLIEYLELMQSEEP; from the coding sequence ATGGCATTCTCTTCAGTTATTCGGACAATAGGGCGATCGCACCTGTGTAATGAATTAGAAACTAAATTAAAAATCAACCAAGTATTAACCCTAACTGGAGTATCGCGTTTAGCCAAAGGAATTATTGCCTCAGCCTTAAGCTCTAAAAGTTCCTTACTGGTGATTACGGCAACCCTTGAAGAAGCGGGACGGTGGGCATTACAACTAGAGGCAATGGGCTGGCAGCAGGTGCATTTATATCCTGCCTCGGAAGCCTTACCCCAAGAACAACGCCTTGAACCTGAAGTAATTTGGGGACAGATGCAGGTGTTAACGGATTTAGCAGTTAAGTCTAAGCAAATTGCCATAGTAGCCACAGTCAGAGCTTTACAGCCCCATTTACCGAAGGTTAAAGATTTCCAAGAACAGTCCCTTGCCCTAGTCACAGGTATGGATATATCTTTATCAGCCTTAGGCGATCGCCTGACCAATTTAGGCTATGAACGCACTAGTTTGGTGGAAACTGAAGGACAGTGGAGTCGGCGGGGAGATATTATTGATATTTTTCCTGTCTCCAGCGAAATGCCTGTACGGATCGATTACCTTGGGGATCAGATTGAACGGATTCGGGAATTTGATTTGACATCCCAACGGGGCTTAGATGCGATCGCGGGGATTATGCTTACCCCTACCAGTTTTGGAAATAGTGCTTGTACGGAGTCGTTATTGAGCTATCTAGCGGAAATTAATTCTAATTTTTTAATAGCGATCGATGAATTAGACCAATGTCAGGCTCATAGTCAAAGTTGGTATGCTGCTGCGGTATTAGCAGATAGTCATCCCCAAATAAATTTAGAGGACGATTTAGAAGGTAATTTAGAAAATGATTTGGCTGATGGCATTACGGAAACTGCGATCGCAGTAAATAAACTCCATCGCAATTGGACAGAATGTTTAGCTGAAATTGAGCTTTTTCCGCGAATTTATCTATCGGAATTAGCGGAAGAGAATAAAGGCATTAATTTAGCCAGTCGTCCCATCGCCGCCGTTCCCCATCAATTTGGCAATTTGGCACGCACCCTACGGGAATTTCGCGATCAAAGCTATCAAATTACGCTAGTTTCCGCCCAGCCTTCTAGGGCAGTGTCTTTATTACAAGAGCATGATTGTCCTGCTCAATTTGTCCCCAATCCCCAAGATTTTCTGGCAATTGAAAAACTGCAAACTGCTAGAGTGCCTGTTGCGGTTAAGTATTCTGGGTTAGCGGAAATTCAAGGATTTATCTTACCGACATTTCGGATTTTAATTGTTAGCGATCGCGAGTTCTTTGGACAACACACCCTTGGGAGTTCCGGCTATGTCCGAAAACGCCGAGTTGCTGCTTCTAAAAAAGTAGATTTAGATAAACTCTCGGCGGGAGATTATGTGGTACATCGTCATCATGGCATTGGGCAGTTTTTAAGGTTAGAAAGTCTGACTATCAATAAAGAAACCCGAGAATATTTGGTAATTCAGTATGAAGATGGCTTACTGCGGGTAGTTGCGGATCAAGTTGGCTCTCTATCTAGATTTCGCTCTAGCGGTGATACCAAGCCCACGTTAAATAAAATGACGGGTAAAGCATGGGCAAATACCACTAACAAAGTGCGTAAATCCATTAAAAAAATTGCCATTGACTTATTAGAACTCTATGCTCGGCGATCGCAGCAAGTGGGTTATGCCTTTCCTCCCGATATGCCTTGGCAACAGGAAATGGAAGATTCTTTTCCCTATCAACCTACTCCCGATCAGCTTAAAGCTACCCAAGATGTGAAGCAGGATATGGAAAGCGATCGCCCAATGGATCGATTGGTCTGCGGAGATGTGGGATTTGGCAAAACCGAAGTGGCAATTCGGGCATTATTTAAGGCTTTAACCGCAGGAAAACAGTCAGCTCTATTAGCACCGACCACAATTCTGGCACAGCAGCATTACCATACTATGCAGGAACGGTTTGCTCCCTATCCCATTAATATTGCTCTATTAAATCGCTTTAAAAGCACTATGGAACGGAAAGAAATCATTCAAAAGCTTGCCACAGGTGAATTAGATTTAGTCGTGGGTACCCATCAGTTATTATCCAAGGAGATTAATTTTAAGAATTTGGGCTTACTGGTGATTGATGAAGAACAAAGATTTGGCGTGGCACAAAAGGAAAAGATTAAATCCTTCAAAACCGAAGTCGATGTCCTGACACTATCGGCAACTCCGATTCCTAGAACTCTCTATATGTCGCTATCTGGGGTCAGGGAAATGAGCTTAATCACTACGCCCCCACCTTCTCGGCGTTCGATTAAAACCCATCTATCTCGCTACGATCCAGAGGCTATTCGTTCCGCCATTCGTCAAGAGTTAGATCGAGGGGGACAGGTATTTTATGTGGTGCCACGCATTGAAGGGATCGAAGAAACCAGCACCAAACTGCGAGAAATGATTCCCAGTGCCAGATTAGCGATCGCCCACGGACAAATGCCCGAGGGTGAACTGGAAACGACGATGCTGACCTTTAACAGTGGAGAAGCAGATATTCTCGTCTGTACCACGATTATTGAATCTGGCTTGGATATTCCCCGTGTGAATACAATTATTATTGAAGATGCTCAGAAACTGGGATTAGCTCAACTTTATCAATTACGCGGACGGGTAGGGCGATCAGGCGTTCAAGCACATGCGTGGCTGTTCTATCAGGCAAAGGGTGAACTTTCCGAGCCAGCAAGGCAAAGGTTAAGGGCAATTCAAGAATTTACCCACCTTGGTTCTGGCTATCAGTTGGCGATGCGGGATATGGAAATTAGAGGCGTAGGTAGTTTACTTGGTGCCGAACAATCGGGGCAAATGGAAGCGATCGGTTTTGATCTGTATATGGAAATGCTGCAAGAGGCGATCGCCGAGATTAAAGGTTCAGAAATTCCCCAAGTTGACGATACCCAAATTGATTTACCACTGACAGCGTTTATTCCCAATAATTACATTCCTGATCCAGATCAAAAAATGGCAGCCTATCGAGCCTTAGCCGCCGTGAATTCCCGCCGTGAACTCAACCAAATTTTAGAAGAATGGCGCGATCGCTATGGAACAGTACCAGCCGCCACCCAACAATTAGTTAAAGTGATGGAACTGAAACAAGTTGCTAAAAAAATCGGATTCTCCCGCATTAAACCCGAAGGGAAGCAAAATATTATCCTTGAGACCAAAATGGAAGAACCCGCATGGAAAACTCTCCATCAAAGATTACCTAAACATCTGCAATCAAGGTTTGCCTTTCAATCTGGTAAGGCGATCGCTAGAGGGATGGCAGCACTCTCAGCCGATAAGCAACTCCAAACTTTAATTGAATACCTAGAGCTTATGCAGAGCGAAGAGCCTTAG